One Catenulispora sp. MAP5-51 DNA segment encodes these proteins:
- a CDS encoding oxygenase MpaB family protein — MPVTPEAMAALRLRGDELADATVEALFAGGEVGHFNTLMRWFERSGDPLPEGLPRAAHDYLAATAAPPDWVDWDVMETARMFFIDNNVHISTALSFASMPACYMLPHVARLLAATHALDYPSNRMAATGQFTVYLMRPDAFEAGGSFVPAAQKVRLLHASIRHHLRREGAWDQAAWGVPICQQDMIGGQMMFSIQVLDALHRLGVHVTQAGAEAYLYAWQVVGAMLGIDTEAAPADLNQARDFSDLYMSEFMGPSADGVQLTRQLIDLYQDVVPGTLLDPVVPALIRYLIGDTAADWLAVPRSAVFDRLVPAAPLLLGVTEHLKERSPIAAMVIDRLGALTTRFELSSLTRGRIMHYAIPDHLKDEYGVHRPEDERWSPPPVSPLVTG, encoded by the coding sequence ATGCCCGTGACCCCCGAAGCCATGGCCGCACTGCGGCTGCGCGGCGACGAGCTCGCCGACGCGACCGTCGAGGCGCTGTTCGCCGGCGGCGAGGTCGGCCATTTCAATACCCTGATGCGCTGGTTCGAGCGCTCCGGCGATCCGCTGCCCGAGGGCCTGCCGCGGGCGGCGCACGACTACCTCGCGGCCACCGCGGCCCCGCCGGACTGGGTCGACTGGGATGTGATGGAGACCGCGCGGATGTTCTTCATCGACAACAACGTGCACATCTCCACGGCGCTGTCCTTCGCCTCGATGCCGGCCTGCTACATGCTGCCGCACGTGGCCAGGCTGCTGGCCGCCACGCACGCGCTGGACTACCCGTCCAACCGGATGGCCGCGACCGGGCAGTTCACCGTGTACCTGATGCGCCCGGACGCCTTCGAGGCCGGCGGCTCGTTCGTCCCGGCCGCGCAGAAGGTCCGCCTGCTGCACGCCTCGATCCGCCACCATCTGCGCCGGGAGGGCGCGTGGGACCAGGCGGCGTGGGGCGTGCCGATCTGCCAGCAGGACATGATCGGCGGCCAGATGATGTTCTCGATCCAGGTGCTGGACGCGTTGCACCGGTTGGGCGTGCACGTCACCCAGGCCGGGGCCGAGGCGTATCTGTACGCCTGGCAGGTCGTCGGGGCGATGCTCGGCATCGACACCGAGGCGGCGCCGGCCGATCTGAACCAGGCGCGGGACTTCTCAGACCTCTACATGTCCGAATTCATGGGCCCTTCCGCCGACGGCGTCCAGCTCACCCGGCAGCTCATCGACCTGTACCAGGACGTGGTCCCCGGCACGCTGCTGGACCCCGTTGTTCCAGCCCTGATCCGCTATCTGATCGGCGACACCGCCGCGGACTGGCTGGCGGTTCCGCGCTCGGCGGTGTTCGACCGCCTGGTGCCCGCGGCGCCGTTGCTGCTGGGTGTCACCGAACACCTCAAGGAACGCTCGCCGATCGCCGCGATGGTCATCGACCGGCTCGGAGCGCTCACCACCCGCTTCGAACTCAGCTCGCTGACTCGCGGCCGGATCATGCACTATGCGATCCCTGATCACCTCAAGGACGAATATGGCGTTCACCGGCCTGAAGATGA
- a CDS encoding polyprenyl synthetase family protein: MLSQADLKSRIDTELRAFVRAEADLLEAVDPLLAPVGAQLRAAVADGKRIRAAFCYWGWRASGQGDTPAMVRAAAAMELVHAAALVHDDLIDDSPLRRGVPTPHVALRDATAKAPDPDGAARSLALLVGDLLMAYAGQLFTGCGLPALYLARARPMWAVLARELIAGECLEVLRTGTQTDPAESLAIVRYKTAKYTVEHPLQIGGRLGGASERALGVFSDYGLPLGEAFQLRDDLLAVYGDPARTGKSNLDDLVAARPTALVAFARQGAAPRDRAVLDRLLGRDDLGPADLAETRAILQRSGARGRVEQLIAQRVRRARAALAGAALPRSAAEALHQLAEAVTSRTF; encoded by the coding sequence GTGCTGTCCCAGGCCGATCTGAAATCCCGGATCGACACCGAACTGCGCGCCTTCGTCCGGGCCGAGGCCGATCTGCTCGAAGCCGTCGATCCGCTGCTCGCGCCGGTCGGGGCCCAGCTGCGGGCCGCGGTCGCCGACGGCAAGCGCATCCGCGCCGCCTTCTGCTACTGGGGATGGCGCGCGTCCGGGCAGGGGGACACCCCGGCGATGGTGCGGGCCGCGGCCGCGATGGAGCTGGTGCACGCCGCGGCGCTGGTCCACGACGACCTCATCGATGACAGCCCTCTGCGAAGGGGCGTGCCGACCCCGCACGTCGCCCTGCGCGACGCCACCGCGAAGGCCCCCGATCCCGACGGTGCCGCGCGCTCGCTGGCGTTGCTCGTCGGCGATCTGCTGATGGCCTACGCCGGGCAGCTGTTCACCGGATGCGGACTGCCCGCGCTGTATCTCGCGCGGGCCCGACCGATGTGGGCCGTGCTGGCGCGCGAGCTGATCGCCGGGGAGTGCCTGGAGGTGCTGCGCACCGGTACCCAGACCGATCCGGCCGAATCGCTGGCGATCGTGCGCTACAAGACCGCCAAGTACACCGTCGAGCATCCGTTGCAGATCGGCGGCCGCCTCGGCGGCGCCTCCGAGCGCGCGCTCGGCGTCTTCAGCGACTACGGGCTGCCGCTCGGCGAGGCGTTCCAGCTGCGCGACGACCTGCTGGCCGTGTACGGCGACCCGGCGCGCACCGGCAAGTCGAACCTCGACGACCTGGTCGCGGCCCGGCCGACGGCGCTGGTGGCCTTCGCCCGCCAGGGTGCCGCGCCCCGCGACCGCGCGGTGCTGGACCGGCTGCTCGGCCGCGACGACCTGGGCCCCGCGGACCTGGCCGAAACGCGCGCGATCCTGCAGCGCAGCGGCGCGCGCGGCCGGGTCGAGCAGCTGATCGCGCAGCGCGTGCGCCGGGCCCGGGCCGCGCTGGCCGGCGCCGCCCTGCCGCGCTCGGCCGCCGAGGCGCTGCACCAGCTGGCCGAGGCCGTGACCAGCCGCACGTTCTGA